From Streptomyces sp. NBC_00690, a single genomic window includes:
- a CDS encoding IS5 family transposase (programmed frameshift) yields MVERLVPDELWVLFQRVVPEAPSRPQGGGRRRHGDREVLAAIVFVATSGCTWQQLPTASFGPSGATAHRRFTEWSKARVWARLHRLVLDELGARGELDWSRCAIDSVNMRALKRGTLTGPNPVDRGKFGSKIHLITERTGLPLSVGISGANLHDSQALEPLVRGIPPIRSRRGRRRRRPGKLHADKGYDYAHLRRWLRGRGIKHRIARRGIESSQRLGRHRWTIERTMAWLAGCRRLHRRYERKADHFLAFTSIACTLICYRRLTK; encoded by the exons ATTGTTGAGCGGCTGGTGCCGGATGAGTTGTGGGTACTGTTCCAACGGGTGGTGCCGGAAGCGCCGTCGCGGCCTCAGGGTGGTGGTCGGCGCCGGCACGGTGACCGGGAAGTGCTCGCCGCGATCGTGTTCGTGGCCACGTCGGGCTGCACCTGGCAACAGTTGCCGACGGCGTCGTTCGGGCCGTCGGGGGCGACAGCTCACCGACGGTTCACCGAGTGGAGCAAGGCGCGGGTGTGGGCCAGGCTCCACCGCCTGGTCCTTGACGAGCTCGGCGCTCGCGGTGAACTGGACTGGTCCCGCTGTGCGATCGACTCGGTAAACATGCGGGCCCTGAAAAGGGGGACCT TGACGGGTCCGAATCCTGTTGACCGGGGCAAGTTCGGGTCGAAGATTCACTTGATCACGGAGCGGACCGGTCTGCCCCTTTCTGTCGGAATCTCGGGGGCGAACCTGCACGACAGCCAGGCTCTTGAGCCCCTCGTCCGCGGGATTCCGCCCATCCGGTCGCGCCGCGGCCGCCGACGGCGTAGGCCCGGCAAGCTCCACGCGGACAAGGGCTACGACTATGCCCACCTGCGGAGATGGTTACGCGGACGTGGTATCAAGCACCGCATAGCCCGTAGGGGCATCGAGTCCTCGCAGCGACTGGGCCGCCACCGCTGGACCATCGAACGCACCATGGCCTGGCTCGCCGGCTGCCGTCGCCTCCACCGCCGCTACGAACGCAAAGCCGACCACTTCCTCGCCTTCACCAGCATCGCCTGCACCCTCATCTGCTACCGCAGACTCACCAAATGA
- a CDS encoding DUF6397 family protein, with product MERCASPVQPAVTVPSKRSSMGPPGRDRRFGDVVGFDKAAALLELKRHELELAVQLGYVRATNESVGGRRGFAPQEIERLRDGAGLPALRERVRTVGMIEGARMLSISPARFARLARTGHVVPVRFSLNRYRMVVWLYLAEELKDFAQDHPALLSGRTPRELRSMLESGEDRRPRNWRGRRLGLLLRSTDDPWRRAAAVSSALDESVLTEMVPDPAERARLHRLRPGPIAGRSRSTAAQGLVEGLALAVHRDEIQWYRTHLAQALREARATGEGGLPDRQSVPGAETGCGGNVGDELTDLPVFLGEQQEDAPTAMLSANGGRGGCPGGPFAPETRLVREPGCELTDWGSRYKGRHTVRRRIRCQSLRSLALSRVCEPPVGDGEAR from the coding sequence ATGGAGCGTTGTGCATCACCGGTTCAGCCGGCCGTCACCGTCCCGTCGAAGCGCAGTTCGATGGGACCACCCGGCAGGGATCGCCGCTTCGGCGACGTAGTGGGGTTCGACAAGGCCGCTGCCCTGTTGGAGCTGAAGCGCCATGAGCTTGAGTTGGCCGTTCAGCTCGGATACGTCCGCGCGACAAATGAATCGGTTGGCGGTCGTCGGGGCTTCGCGCCCCAAGAGATCGAGCGGTTGCGCGATGGTGCTGGGCTCCCGGCCCTGCGGGAGCGGGTGCGGACCGTCGGCATGATCGAGGGCGCCCGGATGCTCTCCATCAGCCCCGCGCGCTTCGCTCGGCTTGCTCGCACCGGACACGTCGTCCCGGTTCGGTTCTCCCTCAATCGATACCGCATGGTCGTCTGGCTGTACCTCGCCGAGGAGTTGAAGGACTTCGCGCAGGACCACCCGGCGCTGCTCAGTGGAAGAACACCACGGGAGCTGCGGTCCATGCTGGAGTCGGGCGAGGACCGACGCCCTCGCAACTGGCGGGGACGACGACTCGGGCTGTTGCTCAGGAGCACCGACGACCCATGGCGGCGAGCTGCGGCCGTCAGTTCGGCACTCGACGAGAGCGTTCTGACGGAGATGGTGCCCGACCCGGCCGAGCGGGCTCGCCTGCACCGTCTGCGGCCCGGTCCGATCGCTGGCCGTTCCAGGAGTACGGCGGCCCAGGGGCTGGTCGAGGGGCTTGCGCTCGCCGTCCATCGGGACGAGATCCAGTGGTACCGCACCCACCTGGCCCAGGCGCTACGAGAAGCCCGTGCCACGGGCGAGGGAGGGCTTCCCGATCGGCAGTCGGTACCTGGTGCCGAGACCGGGTGTGGTGGCAACGTGGGCGACGAGCTCACTGACCTGCCGGTATTCCTGGGCGAGCAGCAAGAAGACGCGCCCACGGCGATGTTGTCCGCCAACGGCGGTCGAGGGGGTTGCCCAGGCGGGCCGTTCGCACCGGAAACCCGGCTCGTTCGCGAGCCGGGATGCGAACTGACGGACTGGGGGTCGAGGTACAAGGGTCGCCATACAGTCCGCCGGAGAATTCGATGCCAGAGTCTTCGATCGCTGGCCCTTTCCAGGGTCTGCGAACCTCCCGTCGGGGATGGGGAAGCGCGGTGA
- a CDS encoding roadblock/LC7 domain-containing protein, which yields MPLDKGLDWLLDDLTKRIEHIRHALVLSNDGLVTGASTELAREDAEHLAAVSSGLHSLARGSGRHFRAGRARQTMVEFDEALLFVTAAGEGSCLCVLSEAEADVGQIAYEMTLLVNRVGEHLSVEARQPGVRSS from the coding sequence ATGCCGCTGGACAAGGGACTTGACTGGCTGCTCGACGATCTGACCAAGCGGATCGAGCACATCAGGCATGCACTGGTGCTATCCAACGATGGCCTGGTGACCGGGGCGAGTACGGAGTTGGCGCGCGAGGACGCCGAGCATCTGGCGGCAGTCTCTTCGGGGCTGCACTCCCTGGCTCGTGGCTCGGGACGCCATTTTCGCGCGGGCAGAGCTCGTCAGACGATGGTCGAGTTCGACGAAGCGCTGCTCTTCGTGACGGCTGCCGGGGAAGGCAGTTGTCTCTGCGTGCTGAGCGAGGCGGAAGCCGACGTCGGGCAGATAGCGTACGAGATGACCCTGCTGGTCAACCGGGTGGGTGAGCATCTGAGCGTCGAGGCGAGGCAACCGGGAGTGCGCAGCTCCTGA
- a CDS encoding GNAT family N-acetyltransferase: MTFLIATERLTLRPIIESDLDHLLGLDSDPDVMRFIGGGPPPTRDYLRKHALPRFIRRHPATDRPGYWAVCEPESGKFFGWMEFRPIVDTSGEVVELGYRLTRSAWGKGYATECARVLIRKGFNDWGVQTVIATTMAVNHGSRRVMEKSGLTLVRTTFDEWPDYIEGAESGDVHYELTRSQWQMRQQA, translated from the coding sequence ATGACGTTTCTCATCGCCACCGAACGCCTGACCCTCCGTCCCATCATCGAGTCGGACCTAGACCATCTCCTCGGCCTCGACTCCGATCCCGACGTCATGCGCTTCATCGGCGGCGGGCCACCCCCCACCCGGGACTACCTGCGGAAGCACGCTCTACCGCGGTTCATCCGACGCCACCCCGCTACGGATCGGCCGGGCTACTGGGCCGTTTGCGAGCCGGAAAGTGGAAAGTTCTTCGGATGGATGGAGTTCCGACCCATCGTCGACACCAGCGGCGAAGTGGTGGAGCTGGGCTATCGGCTCACCAGATCCGCCTGGGGAAAGGGATACGCCACCGAATGCGCACGGGTATTGATCCGTAAAGGATTCAACGATTGGGGAGTCCAGACAGTTATCGCGACCACCATGGCGGTCAATCACGGCTCGCGCCGAGTGATGGAGAAATCAGGTCTCACGCTTGTACGCACCACCTTCGACGAATGGCCCGACTATATCGAAGGGGCAGAGTCTGGCGATGTCCACTACGAATTGACGAGGAGCCAGTGGCAGATGCGCCAACAGGCATGA
- a CDS encoding class I SAM-dependent methyltransferase: protein MSVDPRNDQRSVREFFSPRAAGWDTRFPDDGPAYAAAVAALDLPSGGAVLDAGCGTGRALPALRSAVGPRGTVLGADLTPAMLGEAADAGRAEYGSLLLTDVSRLPLVDDCLDAVFAAGLISHLPHPAVGLAELARVVRSGGRLALFHPVGRAALANRQGRQLRDDDLRAAPPLDALLAASGWTMTSYEDQDTRFLVLAVRKGKRTGGPGNR, encoded by the coding sequence ATGTCAGTCGACCCGAGGAACGACCAACGATCCGTGAGGGAGTTCTTCAGCCCCCGTGCAGCCGGTTGGGACACCCGCTTCCCGGACGACGGACCCGCCTACGCTGCGGCAGTGGCCGCACTGGACCTGCCGTCAGGTGGTGCCGTCCTCGACGCGGGATGCGGTACCGGACGGGCACTCCCTGCCCTGCGGTCGGCCGTCGGGCCACGAGGCACCGTGCTGGGCGCGGACCTCACACCTGCCATGCTCGGGGAAGCCGCGGACGCGGGACGTGCCGAGTACGGCTCTCTCCTCCTGACCGATGTCAGTCGACTGCCACTGGTCGACGACTGCCTCGATGCGGTGTTCGCCGCCGGGCTCATCAGCCATCTGCCCCATCCGGCCGTCGGGCTGGCCGAGTTGGCGAGGGTCGTGCGCAGCGGTGGGCGACTAGCCCTGTTCCACCCCGTGGGCCGTGCAGCGCTCGCCAACCGTCAAGGGAGGCAACTTCGTGACGACGACCTGCGTGCCGCGCCCCCACTCGATGCCCTGCTGGCCGCATCGGGATGGACGATGACGTCGTACGAGGACCAGGACACTCGCTTCCTCGTCCTGGCCGTGCGGAAGGGCAAGCGGACGGGCGGTCCCGGCAACCGCTGA
- a CDS encoding fatty acid desaturase: MPQASPRVDREPLPTAPPTGGGEAGETASPRHAAPAPESRQPARDRSGPLRTTTGSASPGATVPSARGASEFTPLLRTVKGQGLLEHRPGWYAGSILVNLLGLAATVVGVAILGSSWWVLLLAPPLALLSARTGFLAHDAGHAQISRDRRTNRLIQLFHGNVLLGMSQQWWNDKHQRHHAHPNDIDKDPDVAADILVFTQRQAGGRSGFHGWLTRHQAWLFFPLTTLEGIALKVYGLRAVFAPNRPNGAPRSRTDRATEGLLLVAHLMGYAALLLATMPIGRALLFALIHQLLLGLHLGMAFAPNHKGMPMPDEREGRSWGHLRRQVLTSRNVRGGAVTDWMLGGLNYQIEHHLFPSMSRPHLKLAQPLVRAHCRSLGIPYAESGLIDSYRQALTHMHEVGEPLRNARNGEK, from the coding sequence ATGCCCCAGGCAAGCCCACGCGTGGACAGGGAACCCCTGCCCACCGCACCGCCGACAGGGGGCGGCGAGGCCGGGGAGACCGCGTCGCCACGTCACGCCGCGCCGGCGCCCGAAAGCCGCCAACCCGCCCGCGATCGATCCGGCCCACTGCGCACCACGACCGGGTCCGCGTCGCCCGGTGCGACCGTCCCGTCAGCTCGCGGCGCCAGCGAGTTCACGCCCCTTTTGCGCACGGTGAAGGGGCAGGGACTCCTGGAGCACCGCCCCGGCTGGTACGCGGGGAGCATCCTCGTCAACCTGCTCGGTCTGGCCGCGACGGTCGTCGGCGTGGCGATCCTCGGAAGCTCCTGGTGGGTACTCCTGCTCGCCCCGCCGCTGGCTCTGCTCTCGGCCAGAACCGGCTTCCTCGCGCACGACGCCGGCCATGCGCAGATATCCCGCGACCGCCGCACCAACAGGCTCATCCAACTGTTCCACGGCAATGTCCTGCTGGGCATGAGCCAGCAGTGGTGGAACGACAAGCACCAGCGCCACCACGCCCACCCCAACGACATCGACAAGGATCCCGATGTCGCCGCGGACATCCTGGTCTTCACCCAGCGACAGGCCGGCGGCCGATCAGGGTTCCACGGCTGGCTCACCCGCCACCAAGCATGGCTGTTCTTCCCGCTGACCACCCTGGAAGGGATCGCGCTCAAGGTCTACGGGCTGCGAGCGGTCTTCGCCCCGAACCGCCCCAACGGTGCACCGCGCTCCCGTACTGATCGGGCCACGGAGGGGCTGCTCCTCGTCGCACACCTCATGGGTTATGCGGCCCTGCTCCTCGCCACCATGCCGATCGGCCGCGCACTCCTCTTCGCCCTGATCCACCAACTGCTCCTCGGGCTCCATCTGGGCATGGCCTTCGCACCGAACCACAAGGGGATGCCCATGCCCGACGAGCGGGAAGGCCGCAGTTGGGGGCACCTTCGTCGACAGGTGCTCACCTCGCGCAACGTCCGCGGTGGCGCGGTCACCGACTGGATGCTGGGCGGACTCAACTACCAGATAGAGCACCATCTGTTCCCGAGCATGTCGCGACCGCACCTGAAGCTGGCCCAACCCCTCGTGCGCGCCCACTGCCGCTCGCTCGGCATCCCGTACGCGGAGAGCGGACTCATCGATTCCTACCGGCAGGCGCTCACTCATATGCACGAGGTCGGCGAGCCCCTGCGGAATGCCAGGAACGGAGAGAAGTAG
- a CDS encoding DEAD/DEAH box helicase, giving the protein MPLSESPDASSLGALVSRSVVFLPADPPRAGRLAFWSDGGLKLPASIPPGTVDHLTVISDGIVPQTVSALTLPVHAALAVLTRARGDDMASPSARFWGSAAVLALQLIARGLLLPGLTPTDHDAWRVGPLTTEDTERIRTLAAAMPVTAHSVPLDPTAPGTSTPVLLPEPERLLRSFLDAVADALPRTPAAEIAAGAPAFAADAPQVLPGARAWAADIGAGHDAGVRLSLRIELTEGSSPSALDPADPQDGQDEAASPSLHAVLQLHSASDPAIVADVADVWTSGDRLDGAFGPRARMDLLLALRRAARAWPPLAPLLHAAVPDVLPLAEEEVCELLGDATRVLASCGVEVHWPKELAHRLVARAVIGPADGTPEARATERSGLPSVLSTDALLSFNWWFALGDQQLTAEELDQLAEANRPLVRLRDQWVLVDPDEVRRAREHQDHTLAAVDALSAVLTGTTEVEGRRVEVQAVGWVAKLRDRLADPEGGSQEIGQPPSLAASLRDYQLRGLNWLHRMTSLGLGGCLADDMGLGKTITLIALHLHRQIDESTTGPTLVVCPASLLGNWQREIEKFAPGTPVRRFHGPTRTLEDLRDGEFVLTTYGTMRLDAARLGGTAWGMVVTDEAQHVKNPYSATARQLRTIGAKARIALTGTPVENNLSELWAILDWTTPGLLGKLGTFRNRYARAVEGGDLAVAEQLTALVRPFLLRRRKSDPGIAPELPPKTETDRAVTLTTEQAGLYEAVVRETMAAIAEADGMERHGLVVKLLTSLKQICNHPAQYLKEEQPRITGRSGKVELLDELVDTIVAEDGSVLVFTQYVQMGRLMERHLSARGLRTLFLHGGTPVMEREAMVERFQNGEVPVFLLSLKAAGTGLNLTRAGHVIHVDRWWNPAVEAQATDRAYRIGQTQPVQVHRLISEGTIEDRIADMLARKQELADAVLGSGDAALTELTNAELAELVGLRRDGGTSG; this is encoded by the coding sequence CTGCCCCTCTCGGAAAGCCCTGACGCGAGCTCCCTCGGTGCGCTCGTCTCCCGCTCGGTGGTGTTCCTGCCGGCAGATCCGCCCCGCGCTGGTCGTCTTGCCTTCTGGTCCGACGGGGGACTCAAACTCCCTGCCTCCATCCCGCCGGGGACCGTCGACCATCTCACTGTGATCTCCGATGGCATCGTGCCACAGACCGTTTCCGCCCTGACCCTCCCGGTACATGCGGCACTGGCGGTTCTCACCAGGGCGCGGGGCGACGACATGGCCTCGCCGAGCGCCCGGTTCTGGGGCTCAGCCGCCGTCCTCGCCCTCCAGCTCATCGCCCGGGGACTGCTGCTCCCCGGACTGACGCCGACTGATCATGACGCATGGCGGGTGGGCCCGCTGACCACCGAGGACACGGAGCGCATCCGCACACTGGCGGCGGCGATGCCCGTGACCGCCCATTCCGTGCCGCTCGATCCAACGGCACCGGGCACATCCACGCCCGTACTGCTGCCCGAACCGGAGCGACTGCTGCGATCGTTCCTGGACGCGGTCGCGGACGCCCTGCCCCGTACCCCCGCGGCGGAAATCGCCGCGGGGGCACCGGCGTTCGCCGCCGATGCTCCTCAGGTCCTGCCGGGCGCCCGGGCCTGGGCCGCGGACATCGGCGCCGGGCATGATGCGGGCGTGCGCCTGTCCCTGCGGATCGAGTTGACCGAGGGCTCCTCGCCGTCGGCCCTCGACCCGGCAGACCCGCAGGATGGGCAGGACGAAGCCGCTTCACCGTCCCTGCACGCCGTACTCCAGTTGCACAGTGCCAGCGACCCGGCCATCGTCGCGGACGTCGCGGACGTCTGGACCAGCGGTGATCGTCTCGATGGGGCGTTCGGCCCACGGGCCCGGATGGACCTGTTGCTCGCGCTGCGCCGAGCCGCCCGGGCGTGGCCGCCGCTGGCCCCGCTGCTGCACGCTGCCGTACCCGATGTGCTCCCCCTCGCGGAGGAGGAGGTCTGCGAACTACTCGGGGATGCGACGCGGGTCCTCGCCAGTTGCGGGGTGGAGGTGCACTGGCCCAAGGAACTGGCGCACCGGCTCGTCGCCCGGGCCGTGATCGGACCGGCGGACGGCACTCCGGAGGCGCGTGCCACCGAACGCTCGGGACTCCCCTCGGTGCTCTCCACCGATGCGCTGCTCAGCTTCAACTGGTGGTTCGCGCTGGGTGATCAACAGCTCACCGCCGAGGAGTTGGACCAACTGGCGGAGGCGAACCGTCCGCTGGTGCGATTGCGTGACCAGTGGGTTCTCGTCGACCCTGATGAGGTCCGCCGCGCCCGCGAGCACCAGGACCACACCCTGGCTGCCGTCGATGCGCTCAGTGCCGTACTCACCGGCACCACGGAGGTCGAAGGCCGAAGGGTCGAGGTCCAGGCGGTCGGCTGGGTGGCGAAGCTGCGCGATCGGCTCGCCGACCCGGAAGGCGGCAGTCAGGAGATCGGTCAACCGCCATCGCTGGCAGCCTCCTTGCGCGACTACCAACTGCGAGGGTTGAACTGGCTGCACCGCATGACCTCGCTCGGTCTCGGTGGCTGCCTCGCCGACGACATGGGTCTCGGCAAAACCATCACCCTGATCGCGCTGCATCTACACCGACAGATCGATGAGTCGACAACGGGACCGACGCTGGTGGTCTGCCCCGCGTCCCTGTTGGGCAACTGGCAGCGCGAGATCGAGAAGTTCGCTCCTGGCACGCCCGTACGTCGGTTCCACGGCCCCACCCGAACCCTGGAGGACCTGCGCGACGGTGAGTTCGTCCTCACCACCTACGGAACGATGCGTCTCGATGCGGCGCGGCTGGGCGGCACCGCCTGGGGCATGGTCGTGACCGATGAGGCGCAGCATGTGAAGAACCCGTACTCCGCGACCGCGCGTCAACTGCGCACGATCGGCGCGAAGGCACGAATCGCCCTGACCGGCACCCCCGTGGAGAACAATCTGTCGGAGCTGTGGGCGATCCTCGACTGGACCACTCCGGGGCTCCTGGGAAAGCTGGGCACCTTCCGCAATCGGTATGCGCGCGCCGTGGAGGGGGGCGATCTGGCGGTGGCGGAGCAACTGACCGCTCTGGTGCGACCTTTCCTCCTGCGCCGCCGCAAGTCCGACCCCGGGATCGCCCCGGAACTGCCGCCCAAGACCGAAACGGACCGTGCCGTGACGCTCACCACTGAGCAGGCGGGTCTGTACGAGGCGGTGGTGCGCGAGACGATGGCGGCGATCGCCGAGGCCGACGGCATGGAGCGCCACGGCCTGGTCGTGAAACTGCTCACCTCGCTGAAGCAGATCTGCAACCACCCCGCGCAGTACCTCAAGGAGGAACAACCGCGGATCACCGGGCGCTCGGGCAAGGTGGAGCTGCTCGACGAACTCGTGGACACGATCGTCGCCGAGGACGGCAGCGTCCTGGTCTTCACCCAGTACGTGCAGATGGGGCGGCTGATGGAGCGGCATCTGTCGGCACGTGGGTTGCGGACGTTGTTCCTGCACGGCGGTACGCCCGTCATGGAGCGCGAAGCGATGGTGGAACGCTTCCAGAACGGGGAGGTGCCGGTCTTCCTGCTGTCGCTCAAGGCCGCCGGCACCGGTCTGAACCTCACCCGCGCCGGCCATGTCATCCACGTGGACCGTTGGTGGAACCCCGCCGTCGAGGCCCAGGCCACGGATCGCGCGTACCGGATCGGCCAGACGCAGCCCGTACAGGTCCATCGGCTGATCTCCGAAGGCACCATCGAGGATCGGATCGCCGACATGCTGGCGCGCAAACAGGAGCTCGCGGATGCGGTCCTGGGCTCCGGTGACGCGGCCCTGACGGAGCTCACCAATGCCGAGTTGGCGGAGTTGGTGGGGCTTCGTCGGGACGGGGGGACGTCGGGATGA
- a CDS encoding SWIM zinc finger family protein — MNRHGERYDDHRSFSDDAPHGKDGTDRTDNRGASTDMDGRHDPHGTGQGGPDTSERTFAPLPPPPGRGFAQTWWGRTWVKALEETALDSGQLTKGRKNARAGAVGAVSVRPGRITAVVRDRDGTGHRCDVLLQELTDAAWDRFLDMAVDRAGHIAALLDREMPTHLVEDAATAGVELLPGIGDLEPECGCGAWDLCPHTAALCYQVARLLDQDPFVLLLLRGRGEGVLLNDLQARSVARASAGAPRDGQREQPHEGVRADEVFAAQDALPRLPDPPPLPDKTGLAPVLDSEIDPGSGIDPAALEFLAADAAARAHHLLAQALSPGHARQPWSARTDLDVDAVRLAASEPGPVITGRLAAGTGRQRVELELAVRAWQAGGPAALAVLDDAWTPDAELLARATAVLDGAWEDMDRPRLRFAAAGRWTVVGAERQLRIGADGRWWPFHKEKGRWVLSGAGGLAPDAVLSEVLPGVAGELD; from the coding sequence ATGAACCGCCACGGCGAGCGCTACGACGACCACCGGTCGTTCTCGGACGACGCCCCGCACGGCAAGGACGGTACCGATCGTACGGACAACAGAGGAGCGAGCACGGACATGGACGGGCGACACGATCCGCACGGGACCGGGCAGGGCGGCCCCGACACGAGCGAGCGGACCTTCGCCCCGCTGCCACCCCCGCCCGGGCGGGGCTTCGCCCAGACATGGTGGGGGCGAACCTGGGTCAAGGCGTTGGAGGAGACCGCGCTGGACTCCGGTCAGCTCACCAAGGGCCGCAAGAACGCCCGGGCGGGAGCGGTGGGAGCGGTCTCCGTGCGTCCCGGCCGCATCACCGCGGTGGTGCGCGACCGCGACGGCACCGGTCACCGTTGCGATGTCCTGTTGCAAGAGCTGACGGACGCCGCATGGGACCGGTTCCTCGACATGGCGGTGGATCGCGCCGGCCATATCGCAGCCCTCCTCGATCGGGAGATGCCCACCCATCTGGTCGAGGACGCTGCGACGGCGGGGGTGGAGCTCCTCCCCGGCATCGGCGATCTGGAACCCGAATGCGGTTGTGGGGCCTGGGACTTGTGCCCCCATACGGCCGCGCTCTGCTATCAGGTGGCGCGTCTGCTCGACCAAGACCCCTTCGTCCTGTTGCTGTTGCGGGGACGCGGCGAAGGCGTGTTGTTGAACGACTTGCAGGCCCGCAGCGTGGCCCGGGCGAGTGCGGGCGCCCCGCGGGACGGACAGCGGGAGCAGCCGCACGAAGGCGTACGGGCCGACGAGGTGTTTGCGGCGCAGGACGCGCTGCCGCGCCTGCCCGATCCGCCTCCACTGCCTGACAAGACCGGGCTGGCGCCCGTCCTGGACAGCGAGATCGACCCGGGAAGCGGTATCGACCCGGCGGCGTTGGAGTTCCTCGCGGCCGATGCCGCAGCCCGGGCCCACCACCTCCTCGCTCAGGCGCTCTCGCCCGGTCATGCCCGACAACCGTGGTCCGCACGGACGGATCTGGACGTCGATGCGGTTCGGCTGGCCGCTTCGGAACCGGGGCCGGTGATCACCGGACGTCTCGCGGCAGGTACCGGTCGCCAGCGGGTCGAGTTGGAGTTGGCGGTGCGCGCGTGGCAGGCGGGGGGTCCGGCGGCCTTGGCGGTACTGGACGATGCGTGGACTCCGGACGCGGAGTTGCTCGCGCGGGCGACGGCGGTCCTGGACGGCGCGTGGGAGGACATGGACCGCCCGCGGTTGCGGTTCGCCGCTGCCGGCCGGTGGACGGTCGTGGGTGCGGAGAGGCAGCTTCGGATCGGTGCGGACGGCCGGTGGTGGCCGTTCCACAAGGAGAAGGGCCGCTGGGTGTTGTCAGGGGCCGGGGGCCTTGCCCCCGACGCGGTGCTGTCCGAGGTGCTACCGGGGGTAGCGGGCGAACTGGACTGA
- a CDS encoding esterase-like activity of phytase family protein: MSPYAQLPRPLRRSLVFGVPIALVTAIAVAATASGTSPAPSKPRAAAPEVVGTAVLDEIPLAKFSNSLIPNSVANDRGVHLGIGSDMFPADRKGEFWALTDRGPNGQIKVDGVKRRTFAVPEFNPAIVRVRVAGERVSVLRAIPITTASGKPVTGLPNQAARDEAPYNFNATTPLAFNPSGLDTEGMARAADGSFWLVDEYGPSLIHVSARGKVLTRYVPEGLKLQGADYPVVEALPGILLKRKLNRGFEALTVLPGGDLVLAVQSPLLVPDATAGESSRNVRLLRFSPEEGEVTAEYSYQFDPVHVVDPSETDTSELKLSSLVPVDDDTVLVQERTDKSSRLHRVTLPSGEGILGSRWDDPATSPSYEQVEDLAAADVPVLAKELVVDFGKVPGVPGKIEGIALVGRNTLALINDNDFGMSDGAQAFDEQGRLVDSGVDTRVTHVKLPRPLRG, translated from the coding sequence ATGTCGCCCTACGCACAACTGCCCCGGCCGCTGCGCCGCTCACTCGTATTCGGCGTACCGATCGCTCTGGTCACCGCCATCGCCGTGGCCGCGACGGCGAGCGGCACCAGCCCCGCTCCCAGCAAGCCCCGAGCCGCGGCGCCTGAAGTGGTGGGAACCGCGGTCCTCGATGAGATCCCGTTGGCGAAGTTCAGCAACTCCCTCATCCCGAACTCCGTCGCCAATGACCGCGGGGTACACCTCGGCATCGGCAGCGACATGTTCCCGGCCGATCGCAAGGGCGAGTTCTGGGCGTTGACGGACCGCGGTCCCAACGGTCAGATCAAGGTCGACGGCGTCAAGCGCCGCACCTTCGCCGTACCGGAGTTCAACCCGGCGATCGTACGCGTGCGCGTCGCGGGCGAACGGGTGTCCGTACTCCGGGCGATCCCCATCACCACCGCCTCCGGCAAGCCGGTCACGGGGCTGCCGAACCAGGCCGCGCGCGACGAGGCCCCGTACAACTTCAACGCGACGACCCCCCTGGCCTTCAACCCCAGCGGTTTGGACACCGAGGGCATGGCGCGGGCGGCGGACGGCTCATTCTGGCTCGTCGACGAGTACGGGCCCTCCCTCATCCATGTCTCCGCACGCGGCAAGGTGCTGACCCGCTATGTGCCCGAGGGGCTCAAGCTCCAGGGCGCTGACTACCCCGTCGTGGAAGCGCTGCCCGGCATCCTCCTGAAGCGCAAGCTGAACCGTGGGTTCGAAGCACTGACCGTGCTGCCGGGCGGCGACCTCGTCCTGGCGGTGCAGAGCCCGCTGCTCGTGCCGGACGCGACCGCGGGCGAGTCGTCCCGCAATGTGCGACTGCTGCGCTTCTCCCCCGAGGAAGGGGAGGTGACTGCGGAGTACTCCTACCAGTTCGACCCGGTCCACGTCGTCGATCCGTCGGAGACCGACACCTCGGAACTGAAGCTCTCGTCCCTCGTACCGGTCGACGACGACACCGTCCTGGTGCAGGAGCGCACCGACAAGTCGTCACGACTGCACCGAGTGACCCTGCCCAGCGGCGAAGGCATCCTCGGCAGCCGGTGGGACGATCCGGCGACCTCCCCGAGCTATGAGCAGGTCGAGGACCTCGCGGCAGCCGACGTGCCCGTTCTCGCCAAGGAACTGGTCGTCGACTTCGGCAAGGTCCCCGGAGTTCCCGGCAAGATCGAGGGCATCGCCCTGGTGGGCCGCAACACCCTGGCACTGATCAACGACAACGACTTCGGCATGTCGGACGGGGCCCAGGCGTTCGACGAGCAGGGCAGGCTGGTCGACAGCGGCGTCGACACCAGAGTGACCCATGTGAAGCTGCCGCGCCCGCTGCGCGGCTGA